A single window of Tissierellales bacterium DNA harbors:
- the fetB gene encoding iron export ABC transporter permease subunit FetB → MNGVVDLNIYQMISAYIFVLILLFIVKLREIPREKEILISTIRMTIQLVLTGYILGAIFNSSNPIITLIIIGIMEIFAIHNIFKRTKAELTRELKRIIGFSMLIGTLISLFYFLIVVVRVEPWYDPRYFIPLGGMVVGNSMTGISLGIMNLMEGFNGRKDMVETALMLGATPKMASRDIVNNAFDSAILPTINSMVGMGIIFLPGMMTGQILSGTSPLLAIRYQIAIMLGIMGSVSLTVILFLQFGYKTFFTKDAQLIARE, encoded by the coding sequence ATGAACGGTGTTGTTGATTTAAATATTTATCAAATGATTTCTGCATATATATTTGTACTAATACTGTTATTTATAGTTAAATTAAGAGAAATTCCTAGGGAAAAAGAAATATTAATTTCTACTATTAGAATGACTATACAATTAGTTTTAACAGGGTATATTTTAGGCGCCATTTTTAACAGTAGCAACCCTATTATAACTTTAATAATTATTGGAATTATGGAGATATTCGCTATTCATAATATTTTTAAAAGAACTAAAGCTGAACTAACAAGAGAATTAAAGAGGATAATAGGATTTTCTATGTTAATAGGAACTTTAATAAGTCTTTTTTATTTCTTAATAGTAGTTGTGCGAGTGGAACCTTGGTATGACCCTAGATATTTTATTCCTTTAGGGGGTATGGTTGTAGGAAATTCTATGACTGGTATTTCATTAGGTATAATGAATTTAATGGAGGGTTTCAATGGCAGAAAGGATATGGTGGAAACGGCCTTAATGTTAGGAGCAACTCCTAAAATGGCATCAAGGGATATTGTAAACAATGCTTTTGATTCAGCTATATTACCGACAATTAACTCTATGGTGGGTATGGGAATTATATTTCTTCCCGGCATGATGACCGGACAAATACTTTCAGGTACTTCTCCATTATTAGCTATAAGATACCAGATAGCTATAATGCTTGGGATAATGGGAAGTGTATCTTTAACAGTAATATTATTTTTACAGTTTGGCTATAAAACATTTTTTACAAAGGATGCACAATTGATTGCAAGAGAATAG